The genomic interval TAGGGTGAGAAAGAGGGCGTCTCGAGAGCCAAAATCACGGCCGTACTGCATATTATGGCCTATGTGAACACCGGTCATGACACGGTGGTATAAATACTCGTGGGCGAACGTCTTCCCGGGTGCTACTGCGTCGTGGGAATCGCTGACTCCCTTGATTTATAACCGGGTCAGCGTTCGAGTATGGACTGCAATCAGTGCGAACAAACCCCCGACGGCGGCTGTACGACCGTTGGTGTCTGTGGCAAGGAACCAGACCTCAACGGAATGCAGGAACTCGTTATCTACGGACTGAAAGGCATCTCGGCGTATGCAACCCACGCCCGCGATATGGGCTATCGCGACCCCGGCGTCGACGGCTACGTCCACGAGGCGCTGTACTCGACGCTGACGAACGTCAACTTCAGCATGGACGACCACGTTGACCTCGCGCTGCGGGCCGGCGACGCCGCCGTCGACGTAATGGAACTGTTAGACGAGGCTCACACGCAGGAACTCGGCACACCTGCGCCGGTCGAGGTGCCACAGAACAACGTCTCTGGGAAATCCATTCTCGTCACTGGTCACGACCTCTACGGGCTGAAACAACTGCTCGAGCAGATCGAACAGCGAGACGACCCCGAGGAAATCAACGTCTACACGCACTCCGAAATGCTGCCTGCCCACGGCTACCCCGAACTCGCCGACTACGACAGCCTGAAGGGCAACGTCGGCGGTGCTTGGCACGACCAGCGAATACTCTTTGCGGACTTCCCCGGCGCAATCGTCGGCACGACCAACTGCGTCCAGCCACCTCGAGAGGAGTACCGCGACCGCTTTTTCACCACCGGGCTCACCGGCCTCGAGGGCGTCGACGCCCTCGAGGGCTACGACTTCGAACCAGTCATCGAGAAAGCCATCTCGCTCCCATCGGCCGACTGGGACCAAGAGGGCACGGTGACGACTGGCTTCCACCACGAACCCGTCCTCGATCAACTCGACGACATCGTCGACGCCGTCGAATCGGGCAAACTGCGTCACTTCTTCGTCGTCGCGGGCTGTGACGGCCCAACGCCCGGCCGGGACTACTACCGCGAACTGGTTCGGATGATCCCCGAAGACTGCGTCGTCATGACGACCTCGTGTGGTAAGTTCCGATTTAACGACCTCGAGATGGGGACCGTCCCCGGCACAGAGATTCCGCGCTATATCGACCTCGGGCAGTGTAACAACTCGATTTCGACGGTGAAGATCGCACTCGAACTCGCCGATGCCTTCGACTGCGAAGTCAACGACCTGCCGCTGAACGTCGTGCTCTCGTGGTTCGAACAGAAAGCTATCGCCGTCCTGCTCGGCCTGCTCAGCCTCGGCGTCGA from Natronolimnobius sp. AArcel1 carries:
- the hcp gene encoding hydroxylamine reductase is translated as MDCNQCEQTPDGGCTTVGVCGKEPDLNGMQELVIYGLKGISAYATHARDMGYRDPGVDGYVHEALYSTLTNVNFSMDDHVDLALRAGDAAVDVMELLDEAHTQELGTPAPVEVPQNNVSGKSILVTGHDLYGLKQLLEQIEQRDDPEEINVYTHSEMLPAHGYPELADYDSLKGNVGGAWHDQRILFADFPGAIVGTTNCVQPPREEYRDRFFTTGLTGLEGVDALEGYDFEPVIEKAISLPSADWDQEGTVTTGFHHEPVLDQLDDIVDAVESGKLRHFFVVAGCDGPTPGRDYYRELVRMIPEDCVVMTTSCGKFRFNDLEMGTVPGTEIPRYIDLGQCNNSISTVKIALELADAFDCEVNDLPLNVVLSWFEQKAIAVLLGLLSLGVEDIRLGPTVPEFLTPEIVSMLTAEFGLQPIGEPEADLREMLGTFQPAASSAPEPADD